Proteins from a single region of Mumia flava:
- a CDS encoding LysR family transcriptional regulator: protein MTTSPDDLAFFRVVAANETLTAAARELGSSLPVVSKRLSALERRLDVRLVQRGARRLVLTSEGELYAARAAEILQRIRALEDDLTDRPGDLRGSIVVDTTLGLGRAHVAPLVASFAASHPRLRIQLRTSALPLRPHSREFDVAVHVGTPADSSLRMRRLARNRRVPCAAPSYLERRGTPERVDDLADHDCIVLREREGDFALWRFGTAANPHQVRVRGSLSSNDGDVVTAWALDGRGVVMRSEWHVRPYLESGALVRVLPGTATPAADIYALTTDGSHRTRRVEELVKHLAAHLPDRLAADR, encoded by the coding sequence ATGACGACGTCCCCGGACGACCTCGCCTTCTTCCGCGTCGTCGCCGCGAACGAGACGCTGACCGCGGCTGCGCGTGAGCTCGGGAGCTCGCTGCCCGTCGTCAGCAAGCGGCTCAGCGCGCTGGAGCGCCGCCTCGACGTACGCCTCGTCCAGCGCGGCGCGCGACGCCTCGTCCTCACGTCGGAAGGTGAGCTGTACGCCGCTCGCGCCGCCGAGATCCTGCAACGGATCCGTGCGCTGGAGGACGACCTCACCGACCGGCCCGGGGACCTGCGGGGATCGATCGTCGTCGACACGACCCTCGGTCTCGGCCGCGCGCACGTCGCGCCCCTGGTCGCTTCGTTCGCCGCGTCCCACCCTCGGCTCAGGATCCAGCTGCGGACGTCGGCACTGCCGCTGCGGCCGCACAGCCGCGAGTTCGACGTCGCGGTCCACGTCGGGACTCCGGCTGACTCCTCCCTGCGGATGCGTCGGCTGGCCAGGAACCGGCGGGTCCCCTGCGCGGCGCCGAGCTACCTCGAGCGGCGTGGGACCCCGGAGCGCGTCGACGACCTGGCCGACCACGACTGCATCGTGCTGCGTGAGCGGGAGGGCGACTTCGCACTGTGGCGCTTCGGCACGGCAGCGAACCCCCACCAGGTCCGGGTCCGCGGCTCCCTGTCGAGCAACGACGGCGACGTCGTGACTGCCTGGGCGCTCGACGGCCGCGGCGTCGTGATGCGGTCCGAGTGGCACGTCCGCCCGTACCTCGAGAGCGGGGCGCTGGTCCGCGTCCTCCCCGGCACAGCGACCCCGGCCGCCGACATCTACGCCCTCACGACCGACGGGTCCCACCGGACGCGCCGCGTCGAGGAGCTCGTCAAGCACCTCGCCGCCCACCTGCCCGACCGGCTCGCCGCGGATCGCTAG
- a CDS encoding tartrate dehydrogenase, with translation MSERYRIAVVPGDGIGKEVVPEGLRSLGAAAEAYGFALDLEHFDFASADYWREHGQMLPPDWKDQLGGFDAIYFGAVGWPDVVPDHVSLWGSLLQFRRGFDQYVNLRPVRLLRGVQGPLRDREPGDIDFLVVRENTEGEYSSIGGRIFEGTDRETVMQETVMTRTGVDRVLRFAFELASARPRRRLTSATKSNGIAITMPYWDERVAAMAEQYPGVTTDQEHIDILTAKFVLQPDTYDVVVASNLFGDILSDLGPACTGTIGIAPSANINPDRTWPSLFEPVHGSAPDIAGRGIANPVGQIWSGAMMLDHLGQPEAAAAVVDAIESVLGDRPDLVTPDLGGAGTTEQLGKAIADAIG, from the coding sequence GTGTCGGAGCGGTACCGGATCGCGGTCGTGCCGGGCGACGGGATCGGCAAGGAGGTCGTGCCCGAAGGGCTGCGGAGTCTGGGCGCCGCCGCCGAGGCGTACGGGTTCGCTCTCGACCTGGAGCACTTCGACTTCGCCAGCGCCGACTACTGGCGCGAGCACGGACAGATGCTGCCGCCGGACTGGAAGGACCAGCTCGGGGGGTTCGACGCGATCTACTTCGGCGCGGTCGGCTGGCCCGACGTCGTCCCCGACCACGTGTCGCTGTGGGGCAGCCTGCTCCAGTTCCGGCGCGGCTTCGACCAGTACGTCAACCTGCGGCCCGTACGACTCCTGCGCGGGGTCCAGGGCCCGCTGCGCGACCGCGAGCCCGGTGACATCGACTTCCTCGTCGTCCGCGAGAACACCGAGGGCGAGTACTCCAGCATCGGCGGCCGGATCTTCGAGGGCACCGATCGCGAGACCGTCATGCAGGAGACCGTGATGACGCGGACCGGCGTCGACCGCGTGCTGCGCTTCGCCTTCGAGCTGGCCTCGGCACGACCGCGGCGGCGCCTCACCTCGGCGACGAAGAGCAACGGCATCGCGATCACGATGCCGTACTGGGACGAGCGGGTCGCGGCGATGGCGGAGCAGTACCCCGGCGTCACCACGGACCAGGAGCACATCGACATCCTCACGGCGAAGTTCGTGCTCCAGCCCGACACCTACGACGTGGTCGTCGCGAGCAACCTGTTCGGCGACATCCTCTCCGACCTCGGACCCGCCTGCACCGGGACCATCGGGATCGCCCCGAGCGCGAACATCAATCCCGACCGGACCTGGCCGAGCCTCTTCGAGCCGGTCCACGGCTCCGCCCCGGACATCGCCGGCCGCGGGATCGCGAACCCGGTCGGGCAGATCTGGAGCGGCGCGATGATGCTGGACCACCTCGGTCAGCCCGAGGCTGCCGCTGCCGTCGTCGACGCGATCGAGAGCGTGCTCGGCGACCGACCGGACCTGGTGACGCCGGACCTCGGCGGTGCGGGGACGACCGAGCAGCTCGGCAAGGCGATCGCCGACGCGATCGGTTGA
- a CDS encoding YciI family protein, translated as MTKYLLLKHYRGGPVPHRPVPPMDQWEPEDLEAHIAFQRHVCELLEENGEFVDAQALTPTRTWVRYGGPDAAPVTTDGPLPETSDLIAGWFMIDVDSYERALEVAAYASSEPGPGGTPLYEWIDVHEVMTEMPPQD; from the coding sequence ATGACGAAGTACCTGCTCCTCAAGCACTACCGTGGAGGCCCGGTCCCGCACCGCCCCGTACCCCCGATGGACCAGTGGGAGCCCGAGGACCTCGAGGCGCACATCGCCTTCCAGCGGCACGTCTGCGAGCTGCTCGAGGAGAACGGCGAGTTCGTGGACGCGCAGGCGCTCACGCCCACGCGGACCTGGGTCCGCTACGGCGGGCCGGACGCCGCGCCGGTCACGACCGACGGGCCGCTGCCCGAGACCAGCGACCTGATCGCGGGATGGTTCATGATCGACGTCGACTCGTACGAGCGTGCGCTCGAGGTGGCCGCGTACGCGTCCTCCGAGCCGGGTCCGGGCGGGACACCGCTGTACGAGTGGATCGACGTCCACGAGGTGATGACCGAGATGCCGCCGCAGGACTGA
- a CDS encoding arylsulfotransferase family protein, with the protein MRHRGARTRVLVAIGLALALASCTQDSGDDDKPASDEPVAWEFVGRPDLTPPLIDVTTTDAGGEDPMPADALVLLGVKDQREKGAPMNGPVIVDAAGNPVWVAPQGDTRWTYDLRVQQYRGEPVLTWWRGDTFEYGYGEGEFVVMDQSYREIATVTTPETHADFHDATLTDRGTALLISYPELPRDLSDMGGPVDGYLRNSVVHEVDVATGEVVFEWDMLDDIPISDSESPLDPEEEESGTVEAPYDPFHINSVTEDGDAYLVSARNTHAVYRVDRRTGELDWILGGKSSDFEMGDGAYFAWQHDAERQDDGTITLFDNQAAPPIGDESRGLTLDVDQQAGTATVVREFLPPDGRLSDSQGNMEVRDDGTVFIGWGSNPFYSLYDSEGELLMDAKLAGGISYRAYLDRWVGRPSEPPRFVLSDGSAYVSWNGATEVASWRFLAGYDEQSAEEVATVDADAFEVSAEMPDALYVGAQALDADGKVLGTAEPGSWP; encoded by the coding sequence ATGAGACATCGTGGTGCGCGCACGCGCGTCCTCGTGGCGATCGGCCTCGCTCTCGCCCTCGCCTCCTGCACCCAGGACTCGGGCGACGACGACAAGCCCGCGTCCGACGAGCCCGTCGCGTGGGAGTTCGTCGGTCGCCCCGACCTGACTCCCCCGCTGATCGACGTCACGACGACCGACGCCGGAGGCGAGGACCCGATGCCCGCCGACGCCCTCGTCCTCCTCGGGGTGAAGGACCAGCGGGAGAAGGGCGCGCCGATGAACGGCCCGGTGATCGTCGACGCTGCGGGCAACCCCGTGTGGGTCGCCCCGCAGGGGGACACCCGCTGGACGTACGACCTGCGCGTGCAGCAGTACCGCGGCGAGCCGGTGCTCACCTGGTGGCGCGGCGACACCTTCGAGTACGGGTACGGCGAGGGCGAGTTCGTCGTGATGGATCAGTCCTACCGCGAGATCGCGACCGTGACGACGCCCGAGACGCACGCCGACTTCCACGACGCGACCCTCACCGACCGCGGGACCGCGCTGCTGATCAGCTATCCCGAGCTGCCGCGCGACCTGAGCGACATGGGCGGTCCGGTCGACGGCTACCTCCGGAACTCGGTCGTCCACGAGGTCGACGTCGCCACCGGCGAGGTCGTGTTCGAGTGGGACATGCTGGACGACATCCCGATCTCGGACTCCGAGTCGCCGCTCGACCCCGAGGAGGAGGAGTCCGGGACCGTGGAGGCCCCGTACGACCCCTTCCACATCAACTCGGTCACCGAGGACGGCGACGCGTACCTCGTGTCCGCGCGCAACACCCACGCCGTCTACCGCGTCGACCGGCGCACCGGCGAGCTCGACTGGATCCTCGGCGGCAAGAGCAGCGACTTCGAGATGGGTGACGGCGCGTACTTCGCCTGGCAGCACGACGCCGAGCGGCAGGACGACGGCACGATCACGCTGTTCGACAACCAGGCGGCGCCGCCGATCGGTGACGAGTCCCGGGGGTTGACGCTCGACGTCGACCAGCAGGCGGGCACGGCGACGGTCGTGCGCGAGTTCCTGCCGCCCGACGGCCGCCTCTCGGACAGCCAGGGCAACATGGAGGTTCGCGACGACGGGACGGTGTTCATCGGCTGGGGATCGAACCCGTTCTACTCCCTCTACGACAGCGAGGGCGAGCTGCTGATGGATGCGAAGCTCGCGGGCGGGATCAGCTACCGCGCCTACCTCGACCGCTGGGTCGGGCGTCCGTCGGAGCCGCCGCGGTTCGTGCTGTCGGACGGGAGCGCGTACGTCAGCTGGAACGGCGCGACCGAGGTGGCCTCGTGGCGCTTCCTCGCGGGGTACGACGAGCAGAGCGCCGAGGAGGTCGCGACCGTCGACGCCGACGCGTTCGAGGTCTCGGCCGAGATGCCCGACGCGCTGTACGTCGGGGCTCAGGCGCTCGACGCCGACGGAAAGGTGCTGGGGACCGCCGAGCCCGGCTCGTGGCCGTGA